The Cherax quadricarinatus isolate ZL_2023a chromosome 31, ASM3850222v1, whole genome shotgun sequence genome contains a region encoding:
- the Calr gene encoding calreticulin: MKLLLIAAFLGVTYVEAKVFFEEKFADADWESRWVQSEHKGKEFGSFKLTPGKFYGDAEKDKGLQTSQDARFYGLSTKFKPFSNKDTPLVIQFSVKHEQNIDCGGGYLKVFDCSLDQKDMHGESPYLIMFGPDICGPGTKKVHVIFNYKGKNHLIKKEIRCKDDVFSHLYTLIVNPDNTYEVLIDNEKAQSGELEEDWDMLPPKKIKDPEAKKPDDWDDRPTIPDPEDTKPEDWDQPEHIPDPDATKPEDWDDEMDGEWEPPMIDNPDYKGEWKPKQIDNPDYKGPWVHPEIDNPEYTPDPEIYKYDEICSVGLDLWQVKSGTIFDNFLITNDIEEAKKIGEETWGATKDAAKKMKDEQDEEERKKAEEEAKAAEADKEDDEDDDDLDEDEDIENEIDHDEL, encoded by the exons ACTGGGAATCTCGTTGGGTGCAGTCTGAGCACAAAGGAAAAGAATTCGGCTCTTTTAAGTTAACTCCTGGTAAATTTTATGGTGATGCAGAGAAGGATAAAGGCCTTCAAACTAGTCAG GATGCAAGATTCTATGGCCTCTCAACCAAGTTTAAGCCATTCAGCAACAAAGACACTCCTCTAGTTATCCAGTTTTCTGTTAAACATGAACAGAATATAGACTGTGGTGGTGGATACTTGAAAGTCTTTGACTGCTCACTTGACCAAAAGGACATGCATGGAGAGTCTCCATACCTAATAATGTTTG GCCCTGACATCTGTGGTCCTGGAACTAAAAAAGTTCATGTCATCTTTAACTACAAAGGCAAGAACCACTTGATTAAGAAAGAAATTAGGTGTAAAGACGATGTATTCTCTCACCTCTACACTCTTATTGTTAATCCCGATAATACCTACGAGGTcctaattgataatgaaaaagccCAGTCTGGTGAACTGGAAGAAGACTGGGATATGCTTCCACCCAAAAAGATTAAGGATCCTGAAGCAAAGAAGCCTGATGATTGGGATGACCGTCCTACTATTCCTGATCCTGAGGACACAAAACCTGAGGATTGGGATCAACCTGAGCATATACCAGATCCTGATGCCACAAAGCCTGAAGACTGGGATGATGAAATGGATGGAGAATGGGAACCTCCCATGATTGATAATCCTGACTACAAGGGTGAATGGAAGCCCAAACAGATTGACAACCCAGACTACAAGGGACCATGGGTTCATCCAGAAATTGATAACCCTGAATACACCCCAGACCCAGAAATTTATAAATATGATGAAATTTGTTCTGTTGGCTTGGACCTCTGGCAAGTAAAATCTGGTACTATTTTTGACAATTTCCTCATCACTAATGACATTGAAGAGGCAAAGAAAATTGGTGAAGAAACTTGGGGAGCCACTAAAGATGCTGCCAAAAAGATGAAGGATGAACAGGATGAAGAAGAGCGCAAGAAAGCAGAGGAAGAGGCAAAGGCAGCTGAAGCAGATaaggaggatgatgaagatgatgatgatcttGACGAAGATGAAGATATAGAAAATGAAATAGATCATGATGaactttaa